The Brevibacterium atlanticum genome segment CCCCACCTCCGTTGCGGGAGTGGTAGCCGGTGGAGAAGTCCTTGATCCGATCCACGGTGACCGAATCGTCGGCGGCCGTGACGGTGCTGACGATGTGGTCGCGTTCGACGTCGGTGTTCTCTTCGATCTTGTGCGTGAACTGCAGAGTGAACAGTGAGATCCCGACGGCTTTGTCGTAGGTGCCTGCGGCCAGCCAGTCGGCCTGGTGCCCGCCGGGCATGAGCCAACCGCTCGGGCACTTCCAGAAGCGCACGTGGTGGCGTTGGCCCGGGTCGCCGTCGACCTCCTGCTGGTACGCGAAGTCCTGTCGCCGACCGAACAGCAGCAGCGGCGACACCGGCGCCTGCGGGTAGCTGCGCTTCGTCACCGTCGAGCGGATGATCTCCCAGGTCGACGCGGGTGTGATGCTGTCGGCGAGGATCCATCCGGCCGCTCTCATCGCGTGGTGGATCTGCGCTTCCTCACCGCGCCAGGCGAGGTTGACCGGGTCGCCGAGCAGTCCGTCGGAGGTGCGGGTGCGGCCGATGAAGTAGTTCGGCACGTAGATCTGAGAGAGGATGCGGTGCAGCCTGGGCAGCGCGAGGTAGGACACGACACCCCAGAACACGAGCAGGGTCAGCACCTGCCACCACCCGAGACTGAAGCCCTTGAGGAGGATCAGCAGCGCCAGCCAGGTCGAGGCCGCCCCGCCGAAGAGGAAGAACAGATAGTCGAGGATCCCGGTCGGTGTGAAGTGGTGACGGCGGTAGACGAACGACTGCTTGAGCCGCCTCTTCTGCCCGATCTGCGCATCTGCGGCGGCGGATCCGTCCCCCGTTCCTCCCGAAGTCATGGGTGCCAGTTTAGACAATCGGCTTCACGCGCCGGAATGCGGAGAACCCGAATTCCCCTCGCCGAGGCGGCCCGACCGTCGCCGCAGTTCCGCGGTGGCCGTGACGGCCACCTGGCGATCATCGTCCTCGGCCAGCCGCGCGAGCAGCTCTGCCGCCTGCTCCCGGTGCGACTTCGCCGAATCACGGCTGCCCAGACCACGGCCGGACTGGTCCCGGCCGATCCGGTCCCGGCCGACCCGGTCACGGTCAACCCGTTCGTCGGCGATCTCGATGAGGACCTGGAGTGCGCGGAAGCGCTCATCGGCCCGAGGCGATCGAGCGGCTCGGTCCAGCGCGGCCATGATGTCCCCGGAGGCCGTCGAGCCCGCAGAGACGAACCCGGCAAGAGCCTCGGCGGCGTCGATGTCCCGCGGACCGTTCATCGCGATCGTCAGAAGCTCGGGCACCGCAGCAGCGTCGTCCAGCCCGGTCAGTCCGAAGGCGCAGAGTCCCCTCACCTCGGCATCCTCATCGTTCAGGCGCGACCGAAGGGCTTCACGGATCACCTCGACCGCGTCTTCGCCGAGGTCCTCGCGCGCAGTCGTGCGGCGGATCTCATCGAGTGCGCGGATCGCTCGGACCCTCACCGCGGCAGAGGGGTCGTCGACTCCGGTCAGAAGCGGCGCGACAGCGGCGGAACCAGCCTGGGCGAGAGCCCACCGCATGGCTCCGGCCGCATTCGGCGCAGGTTCGTCGAGAACGGCCGACGAGAGCGCTTCGATCGGCACACTGCCGTCGATACCTCCGCCCAGTGCCGCCTTGTGGCGTTGGATGACATCGGATGATTCGAGGGACCGCATGAGATCGACGGTCCACAGCAGTGCCTCGGCATCGGTTCGGCCGAGGCGCTCGATGCGTTCGAGGTGTGCGAGCAGGCGCTCTTCGGCAGCGATGCGTTCGCGCGTCTCGGCGATGAGGTCGCCGAGCAGCCGCGTCGTGTCGAAGCTCGGGTCAGCGAGCACCTCTCCGACTTCCGTGAGACTCATTCCGAGTCGGCGCAGGCCCTCGATATGGAAGATCCGTCCGATGTCGGTATCCGAATACTCGCGGTATCCGGCGGATGTCCGATCACTGGGTTCGAGCAGGCCGATGGATTCGTAGTGACGCAGCATCCGCGCGCTGACGCCGGAGCGCCGGGCGACCTCGCCGATGCGCATATCCACCTCGCTTCTCTTATCACTATAGGCCCGGCCCGTGGAGGCGCGATCCGATTCACCCAGCCCGATTCACCTGCATTCGACACATTTTCTGGGGCGCTCCCGCGGGCGCGCTCCTTCCCCGGAGGCGTCCCCACGACGTGCTCGTTCGGAGGAAGGAGTCCGAGACTTCGGCCCTGTGTCGTCGAGCTTGCCCCACTCGACGACACCGGATCGACCGGCACTTCCCTGAAACCGATCTAGACCGAAGACTCGAACCCCAGTGCGACCACCCGCTTGGCTGCGTCCAAGGCGTGAGCGAAGCCGGCGTCCGGGTCATCGAACATGTCCCTGGTCGCCATGGCGTAAGCTCGCACTGTGTCGTCCTCTGCATGAAGCCTCTCATCGACCACTGACACGAGATCCTCACCGAGGGTCACGATCGCTCGACTGAGGCTCTTCTGCATGTCGACATCTCCACGGCCCAGCTGCGTGACCAGAGCTGATGCCAAGTTCTCACGATCCTCTTCAGGCACCAGCGCGACGGCGGATCGCCACGCACTGCGGGCCACCTCGGTGTCGGGATGGGCGATGAACCGCGTTCCCACCGTCTGCGGATCCATACTTCCCCAGGCCCGGGTGTCTCCGATCTTTGACAGCGTGTGCAGTGCCTGGCTGATCCCCTGCGGGTGCGCGGAGTCGAGTTCGACGATGAGCCGCGGGACCACCTCGTCGGCGGGCAGCCTGGTCAGGGCCCACGTGAGCATGTCGCGCACGAAGAAGTCCGGTTCGATCCGGCTCCGGTCGATGAGGACATCGAGGTCGCGGGGCTCCGCTCGGATGCCGATCGTCATGGCGGCCTGCAGCCGCTGCTGCGGATTCGGTCCCGCCAGCGACCGGACATCCGAGTCGTCGACCTCATGTGTCGGGTGGTGCGTGTGTGGATTGGTCATGGTCTCCACCTCCTTGCCACCCAGTGAAGACCTTGACATCGTGGCAAGGTCAAGGGCGGGGTCAAGGGCGGGAAGGTCCGGGGTGCGTGCAGCCCTTCAGCCTTCGCCCGACCAACCGCCCTCGACCGGGGCGGTCGTGCTCACTCCCGGGGTGCTGCCCTCGTCTCCGGAGCTCGCGGTATCGGCGACCACGAGGATCACCACCACGGCGGTGATGAGCACTGTCGTGGTGACCGAAACGGCCACGAAGGCGACGATCAGGCAGCTGACCCACGGAGGTCGACGGTTTCGCCGCTGGAAGAGATCCATGGTCCGATCCTATGTCGGCTCCGCCACCGCACACCGGCGATGCCGCCGCTCACCCCGAGCCGCCGTGACCTTCCTGTGACAAAAGGCACGGCGTGGGTCCATTGCGTCCTCAGTTTGTTGCATTATCGTTATATTCATGCCTCGACAGACACGCCACCGCACGGGCCGCCGGTCCGCCGTTCGTGGTGCCCTGATCGGGCTCGGGGCAGCTGTGGCGGCACTGGTTCTCGCAGCCGTCGTCATCGTTCACTCACCCTTCTCGTTCGGCTCGACGAAGATCAGGCAGATGCAGATGGCCTCGGTCAGCCAGCTCAGCGACCACCAGATCGACAATGCGCGCCTCATCATCGGCGTCGGCCGCGGCGGCGACTTCAGCGACGAGGCGATCCGCATCGCCCTGATGACTGCTCTTCAGGAGTCGTCACTGCGCAACCTCGACTCCGGCGACCGCGATTCGGTCGGCCTGTTCCAGCAGCGCCCCTCGCAGGGCTGGGGAGATCCGACCAAGCTCACCGACCCCATCTACGCGGCGAAGGCGTTCTACGGCATCAACCCCGAGGTGAAGAATCCCGGTCTCGAGCAGATCGACGGCTGGACCACGATGTCGCCCACCGAGGCGGCCCAATCCGTGCAGCGGTCGGCCCTGCCCGACGCCTACGGACAGTGGGAATCGCTCGCCGATGATCTCCTCGGAACACAGAACGACGTCGAAGCACTGAGCTGAGGCGCCGGCCCGGATGCGGCGAGCGGTCGCGGTTCTCCGGTAATCTGCACTCATGGCTTCCACAACCGAACCCGAACACGTCGACGACGAGGTCGAACAGCTCCTGCTCAACCCCGAGGACAACCTCGAAGCCATCACCGAGACCGCCGACCTGTTCAAGGCACTCGCGACCCCCTCGCGGCTGAAGATGCTGCTCGTGCTCACCCACGGTGAGGCGACGGTGACGCACATCGTCGAATCGACCGGTCTGTCCCAGCCGCTCGTGTCCCAGCACCTGAAGTTCCTCCGCGGGCTCCACCTCGTCGGGGTCAATCGGATCGGACGCGAAGCCTACTATTCGCTCAAGGACGACCACGTCGCCCACATCATCATCGACGCCATCGCGCACACCGTCGAGGCTCACGAGCACTGATCAGCGCCTCTTCCTCGTCAGCGCCGCC includes the following:
- a CDS encoding LssY C-terminal domain-containing protein, with the translated sequence MTSGGTGDGSAAADAQIGQKRRLKQSFVYRRHHFTPTGILDYLFFLFGGAASTWLALLILLKGFSLGWWQVLTLLVFWGVVSYLALPRLHRILSQIYVPNYFIGRTRTSDGLLGDPVNLAWRGEEAQIHHAMRAAGWILADSITPASTWEIIRSTVTKRSYPQAPVSPLLLFGRRQDFAYQQEVDGDPGQRHHVRFWKCPSGWLMPGGHQADWLAAGTYDKAVGISLFTLQFTHKIEENTDVERDHIVSTVTAADDSVTVDRIKDFSTGYHSRNGGGDAIITDGHLPIVDVTAVVADEDDYPERLELALDATQIYSESRSVAEVTKTLWRRRPLQTVVGAALVLVLLLFQAWDVIGTLLDWNGLRSEVTDYSADIAALSDDTATRIAAGVLIGVSLLIGCLQVIASARVFRGSNRARLWILTLSTISVIVSMTNYFTGDRDLATNIYALTTIAMQVAVLLSLSSDSSRMFTRFSTAALRAERQDRALED
- a CDS encoding MerR family transcriptional regulator, whose protein sequence is MRIGEVARRSGVSARMLRHYESIGLLEPSDRTSAGYREYSDTDIGRIFHIEGLRRLGMSLTEVGEVLADPSFDTTRLLGDLIAETRERIAAEERLLAHLERIERLGRTDAEALLWTVDLMRSLESSDVIQRHKAALGGGIDGSVPIEALSSAVLDEPAPNAAGAMRWALAQAGSAAVAPLLTGVDDPSAAVRVRAIRALDEIRRTTAREDLGEDAVEVIREALRSRLNDEDAEVRGLCAFGLTGLDDAAAVPELLTIAMNGPRDIDAAEALAGFVSAGSTASGDIMAALDRAARSPRADERFRALQVLIEIADERVDRDRVGRDRIGRDQSGRGLGSRDSAKSHREQAAELLARLAEDDDRQVAVTATAELRRRSGRLGEGNSGSPHSGA
- a CDS encoding HEAT repeat domain-containing protein, which translates into the protein MTNPHTHHPTHEVDDSDVRSLAGPNPQQRLQAAMTIGIRAEPRDLDVLIDRSRIEPDFFVRDMLTWALTRLPADEVVPRLIVELDSAHPQGISQALHTLSKIGDTRAWGSMDPQTVGTRFIAHPDTEVARSAWRSAVALVPEEDRENLASALVTQLGRGDVDMQKSLSRAIVTLGEDLVSVVDERLHAEDDTVRAYAMATRDMFDDPDAGFAHALDAAKRVVALGFESSV
- a CDS encoding peptidoglycan-binding protein, which codes for MPRQTRHRTGRRSAVRGALIGLGAAVAALVLAAVVIVHSPFSFGSTKIRQMQMASVSQLSDHQIDNARLIIGVGRGGDFSDEAIRIALMTALQESSLRNLDSGDRDSVGLFQQRPSQGWGDPTKLTDPIYAAKAFYGINPEVKNPGLEQIDGWTTMSPTEAAQSVQRSALPDAYGQWESLADDLLGTQNDVEALS
- a CDS encoding ArsR/SmtB family transcription factor, coding for MASTTEPEHVDDEVEQLLLNPEDNLEAITETADLFKALATPSRLKMLLVLTHGEATVTHIVESTGLSQPLVSQHLKFLRGLHLVGVNRIGREAYYSLKDDHVAHIIIDAIAHTVEAHEH